The proteins below come from a single Deltaproteobacteria bacterium genomic window:
- a CDS encoding C4-type zinc ribbon domain-containing protein: MLREQLETLAVLQGIDLEVKEHKDAQTERREEMESRDRDITKLAAEVKILRESWEERDRVRRDKEHVIHDASRKATDKRMRMSHVKNLKELQALQREIGVIKESNAILEEELLEVMTDLEEQERVLKEKEEELNALQNDWNERKGPLEREIAELEHKIDQTRDQRAATASRLNDDLVGRYELLFNRRGGTAVVEVSSAICQACYMNLPPQLWNEVLRNERVNLCPSCQRILFYNPPAPEPGGQP; this comes from the coding sequence GTGTTGCGTGAGCAGTTGGAAACACTCGCGGTTCTGCAAGGCATCGATCTCGAAGTGAAGGAGCACAAGGACGCGCAGACCGAACGGCGTGAGGAAATGGAGAGCCGTGACCGCGATATCACCAAGCTGGCGGCCGAGGTCAAGATCTTGAGGGAGAGTTGGGAGGAGCGGGACCGCGTGCGCCGCGACAAGGAGCACGTCATCCACGACGCGAGCCGGAAGGCCACCGACAAGCGCATGCGCATGAGCCATGTGAAGAATCTCAAGGAGCTCCAGGCCCTGCAGCGGGAGATCGGTGTCATCAAGGAGTCCAACGCCATTCTGGAAGAGGAACTGCTCGAGGTGATGACCGACCTGGAGGAACAGGAAAGGGTCCTCAAGGAGAAGGAAGAGGAACTGAACGCCCTTCAGAACGACTGGAATGAGAGAAAAGGCCCCTTGGAGCGAGAGATCGCGGAACTGGAGCACAAGATCGACCAGACGCGCGACCAGCGCGCGGCCACCGCGTCACGGCTGAACGACGATCTGGTGGGCCGCTACGAGTTGCTGTTCAATCGGCGTGGCGGCACGGCGGTGGTGGAGGTGTCGTCGGCCATCTGCCAAGCCTGTTACATGAACCTTCCACCACAACTCTGGAACGAGGTGCTGCGCAACGAGCGTGTGAACCTCTGTCCCAGTTGCCAGCGCATTCTCTTCTACAACCCGCCGGCGCCGGAACCGGGCGGGCAGCCGTAG
- a CDS encoding FAD-binding oxidoreductase: protein MAGHANHGHAGAIGRLVDLLGQGAVLTDPADLDLYAWDALSHSRIHPAHPIVPVHPLCVCTPADTAEVQGVVRLANEVRVPVVPYGGGSGLMGAAASLVPGIVVDLRRMKAVLDIDADSLTARVQAGAVLETVDAELRGSGLMLGHDPWTLPVATVGGTVSTDSLGYRGGKYGSMGSQVLGLEAVLPQGEVCRTPAVSKRSTGLDLKHLFIGGEGCFGILTEVTLRVFPVPETRSLHALRFDSFAAGFEAVRDLTRAGCRPILLDYGDETEDPEGTAILYLGFEGNAELTAAEEGVALDACRRRGARTLAAERAERFWRERHSAARRFAANRGERRKRGRGGVHQDWVHVALPASRVLAFRREAIALAAARGVRLRESGLWTGPELFSLRLAKEGGDRARAELGDAIGALLERVHSHGGSVEYCHGVGVKLAPFMVREHGPSLELMRSLKRRLDPNAIMNPGKLGL, encoded by the coding sequence ATGGCCGGGCACGCCAACCACGGACATGCCGGCGCGATCGGCCGGCTCGTTGACCTGCTCGGCCAAGGCGCCGTCCTCACCGACCCCGCCGACCTGGATCTGTACGCCTGGGACGCCCTGAGCCACAGCCGCATCCACCCCGCGCACCCCATCGTCCCCGTTCATCCCCTGTGCGTCTGCACGCCCGCCGACACCGCCGAGGTCCAGGGCGTGGTGCGGCTGGCCAACGAGGTCCGGGTCCCGGTGGTTCCCTACGGCGGCGGCTCCGGGCTTATGGGCGCGGCCGCCTCGCTTGTGCCGGGCATCGTCGTGGACCTGCGCCGGATGAAGGCCGTCCTGGACATCGACGCGGACTCGCTCACCGCCCGGGTCCAGGCCGGGGCCGTGCTGGAGACCGTCGATGCGGAGCTGCGCGGCTCGGGACTCATGCTGGGGCACGACCCCTGGACCCTGCCGGTGGCCACGGTGGGCGGCACCGTCTCCACCGACAGTCTCGGCTACCGAGGCGGCAAGTACGGCTCCATGGGGAGCCAGGTGCTGGGGCTGGAGGCGGTGCTGCCGCAGGGCGAGGTGTGCCGCACACCCGCGGTAAGCAAACGCTCCACCGGACTCGATCTCAAGCACCTGTTCATCGGCGGCGAAGGCTGCTTCGGCATCCTCACCGAGGTCACGCTCCGTGTCTTCCCGGTCCCCGAGACCCGCTCCCTTCATGCCTTGCGGTTCGATTCCTTCGCCGCGGGCTTCGAGGCGGTGCGCGACCTGACCCGGGCCGGATGCCGGCCGATCCTCCTCGACTACGGCGACGAGACCGAGGATCCGGAAGGAACCGCGATTTTGTACCTGGGCTTTGAAGGGAACGCCGAGCTGACGGCCGCGGAAGAAGGCGTGGCGCTGGACGCCTGTCGGCGCCGTGGCGCCCGGACACTGGCGGCCGAGCGGGCGGAGCGTTTCTGGCGCGAACGCCACTCCGCGGCCCGGCGCTTCGCCGCGAACCGGGGCGAGCGCCGCAAGCGCGGCCGGGGCGGCGTACACCAGGATTGGGTCCACGTGGCCCTGCCGGCGTCGCGGGTGCTGGCCTTCCGGCGGGAGGCCATCGCCCTGGCCGCGGCGCGGGGCGTGCGGCTCCGGGAGAGCGGGCTCTGGACCGGCCCGGAATTGTTCTCCCTGCGGCTCGCGAAGGAGGGGGGCGACCGGGCGCGGGCCGAACTGGGCGACGCGATCGGGGCCCTCCTGGAGCGCGTGCATTCTCACGGCGGGTCCGTGGAATACTGCCACGGCGTGGGCGTCAAGCTGGCGCCCTTCATGGTCCGCGAGCATGGCCCAAGCCTCGAGTTGATGCGCTCGCTCAAGCGCCGCCTGGATCCCAACGCCATCATGAATCCCGGCAAGCTGGGCCTGTGA
- a CDS encoding 3-oxoacyl-ACP reductase FabG, giving the protein MIEGLQGKVVIVTGGGHGIGKAYCEGFTKSGSRVVVADIDKGAAEQVAAELGKMSEAGSLAVQVDVSDDDSTKEMVAKTVEQFGRVDVLINNASIFATIPMNRGRIEEISIEEWDKLMSVNLKGVFLCCRAVLPQMRQQKSGKIINVASGTALSGPPGRIHYVASKAGVMGFSRTLAREVGDDNIQVNILCPGSTLSEVDPTEEILKMRQSNIGQRAIKRVQVPQDLVGGVLFMASPLADFMTGQTLVVDGGQNMH; this is encoded by the coding sequence ATGATCGAAGGTTTGCAGGGCAAAGTGGTGATCGTCACGGGTGGCGGGCACGGTATCGGCAAGGCGTATTGCGAAGGGTTTACCAAGTCCGGTTCGCGCGTGGTGGTGGCCGACATCGACAAGGGCGCGGCGGAGCAGGTGGCCGCCGAGCTGGGCAAGATGAGCGAGGCGGGTTCGCTGGCGGTGCAGGTGGACGTGTCCGACGACGACTCCACCAAGGAAATGGTGGCCAAGACCGTCGAGCAGTTCGGCCGGGTGGACGTGCTTATAAACAACGCGTCGATCTTCGCCACCATTCCCATGAACCGGGGCCGCATCGAGGAGATCAGCATCGAGGAATGGGACAAGCTCATGTCGGTGAATCTCAAGGGCGTGTTCCTTTGCTGTCGCGCGGTGCTGCCGCAGATGCGCCAGCAGAAGTCCGGCAAGATCATCAACGTGGCCTCCGGCACCGCGCTCTCCGGCCCTCCCGGACGCATTCACTACGTGGCCTCCAAGGCGGGCGTCATGGGCTTCAGCCGCACCCTGGCGCGGGAGGTGGGGGACGACAACATCCAGGTCAACATCCTGTGCCCCGGGTCGACGCTGTCCGAGGTGGACCCCACCGAGGAGATCCTCAAGATGCGTCAGAGCAATATCGGGCAACGCGCCATCAAGCGGGTCCAGGTGCCCCAGGACCTCGTCGGCGGCGTGCTGTTCATGGCCTCGCCCCTGGCCGACTTCATGACCGGTCAGACCCTGGTGGTGGATGGCGGCCAGAACATGCACTGA
- a CDS encoding hydantoinase/oxoprolinase family protein: MARYRVAVDTGGTFSDFVFFNEDSGEISITKVPSTPKEPFEAVLNGVRELLDQGVSAGDVSFFSHGTTVGTNALLEEKGAVTGLLVTEGFRGIYEVMEQSRGYGPVTYDLFFEKPRLLAAPYTTEEVRERVDFQGNALTPVDPAQAAEAIRRLKAKGVESVAVCFLFSFLNLDHELAVKEVMAEEFPEASLSLSCEVLPQIREFYRMSTTVINAYIAPVMSRYLGLLETRLREMGVTTPQLYIMQSNGGVSTFKTSARIPVATVLSGPAGGVISSLGASGKVGIDNIITFDMGGTSCDVALIHQGRPVVTTQGRINQRPISLPMLDIHTVSAGGGTIARIDSVGALQVGPDSAGADPGPICYDRGGENTTVTDANVILGVLDPDHFLGGRLQLDKAKAERLVEESIAKPLGLSLHEAADGILRIINVKMEEAIKAVSSQRGYDIREFTLVAFGGAGPMHAGRLALDLGIPTLLVPLTPGVNSALGLLMSDVKHDHMRSKLAPMQELEPGDINALFDQLMQQAREELYEEGFSDGDIVLTPYLDLRYAGQGYELTVPCPYPPLGPEDMELAQQRFHEVHEQAHGHKAESEPVELVSVRLVSEGRVPQTRLSPFQATGATVDDARTGERRIFFGRDLGVQDCPIYDRDRLEPGHELDGPAVVEQMDTTTVIHPEQQARVDDYKNLIITAKG; the protein is encoded by the coding sequence ATGGCGCGATATCGAGTAGCGGTGGACACCGGCGGGACCTTCTCCGACTTCGTATTCTTCAACGAGGACAGCGGCGAGATCAGCATCACCAAGGTGCCCTCGACCCCGAAAGAACCGTTCGAGGCGGTGCTCAACGGGGTCCGGGAGCTGCTCGACCAGGGCGTCTCCGCGGGCGACGTGAGCTTCTTCTCCCACGGCACCACCGTGGGCACCAACGCCCTCCTGGAGGAGAAGGGAGCGGTCACCGGGCTCTTGGTGACCGAGGGTTTCCGCGGCATCTACGAGGTCATGGAGCAGAGCCGGGGCTACGGGCCGGTGACCTACGACCTGTTCTTCGAGAAGCCGCGCCTGCTGGCCGCTCCCTACACCACCGAGGAGGTCCGCGAGCGCGTGGACTTCCAGGGCAACGCGCTCACGCCGGTGGACCCGGCGCAGGCGGCGGAGGCCATCCGCCGGCTCAAGGCCAAGGGCGTCGAGTCCGTGGCCGTGTGCTTCCTGTTCTCCTTCCTGAACCTCGACCACGAGCTGGCCGTCAAGGAGGTCATGGCCGAGGAGTTCCCGGAGGCGAGCCTGTCGCTGTCGTGCGAGGTACTGCCGCAGATCCGCGAGTTCTACCGCATGAGCACGACGGTCATCAACGCGTACATCGCGCCGGTGATGAGCCGTTACCTGGGCCTGTTGGAGACGCGCCTGCGGGAGATGGGGGTGACGACGCCGCAGCTCTACATCATGCAGTCCAACGGCGGCGTCTCGACATTCAAGACCTCCGCGCGCATCCCCGTGGCCACGGTGCTCTCCGGCCCCGCGGGCGGCGTGATCTCGTCGCTGGGGGCCAGCGGCAAGGTAGGCATCGACAACATCATCACCTTCGACATGGGCGGCACCAGTTGCGACGTGGCGCTGATCCACCAGGGGCGCCCGGTGGTCACCACCCAGGGGCGCATCAACCAACGGCCCATCAGCCTGCCCATGCTCGACATCCACACGGTGAGCGCCGGCGGCGGCACCATCGCGCGCATCGACTCCGTCGGCGCGCTCCAGGTAGGCCCCGACAGCGCGGGGGCCGACCCCGGCCCCATCTGCTACGACCGGGGCGGCGAGAACACCACCGTCACCGACGCCAACGTCATTCTGGGCGTGCTGGACCCCGACCACTTCCTCGGCGGCCGGCTCCAACTCGACAAGGCCAAGGCCGAGAGGCTGGTGGAGGAGAGTATCGCCAAGCCCCTGGGGCTGAGCCTCCACGAGGCCGCCGACGGCATCCTCCGGATCATCAACGTGAAAATGGAGGAGGCCATCAAGGCGGTGTCGTCCCAGCGCGGCTACGACATCCGGGAGTTCACCCTGGTGGCCTTCGGCGGCGCCGGCCCCATGCACGCGGGGCGGCTGGCTTTGGACCTGGGCATCCCCACTTTGCTGGTGCCGCTGACGCCCGGGGTCAACTCGGCGCTGGGCCTCTTGATGTCGGACGTGAAGCACGACCACATGCGCTCCAAGCTGGCGCCGATGCAGGAACTCGAGCCCGGCGACATCAACGCCTTGTTCGACCAGCTCATGCAGCAGGCGCGGGAAGAGCTTTACGAAGAGGGCTTCTCGGACGGGGACATCGTGCTGACACCGTACCTTGACCTGCGCTACGCCGGACAGGGCTACGAGCTGACGGTGCCGTGTCCGTACCCGCCGCTCGGCCCCGAGGACATGGAGCTGGCGCAGCAACGCTTCCACGAGGTGCACGAGCAGGCCCACGGCCACAAGGCCGAGTCCGAGCCGGTGGAGCTGGTGAGCGTGCGGCTGGTATCCGAGGGACGCGTGCCGCAGACCCGGCTGTCGCCGTTCCAGGCCACGGGGGCAACCGTGGACGACGCCCGCACCGGCGAGCGCCGAATCTTCTTCGGACGCGACCTCGGCGTTCAGGACTGTCCCATCTACGACCGGGACCGCCTGGAGCCGGGACACGAGCTGGACGGCCCCGCGGTGGTGGAGCAGATGGACACCACCACCGTCATTCACCCGGAACAGCAGGCGCGGGTGGACGACTACAAGAACTTGATCATCACCGCGAAGGGCTAG
- a CDS encoding hydantoinase B/oxoprolinase family protein has translation MAHPQSTLTAAAADPITLQVIQARLAGIVQEMQNSLFRTGFSTIIRESQDASCALLTCDGEVAAQHVVLPLHMGAFPACAQGVLRNYPPEEIHEGDAYITNHPYLGGSPHAPDMCVMTPIFFDGEWVGFSATMAHKSDIGGPVPGSCWSQAREVYQEGLQVPPVKYIDRFKTSKDIEEIIGCNSRTPELVVGDIRGQVGAARLGERRFGEMMAKYGRETVLACYDRLFQLTEERVRNEIATWPDQSAEGERFLDSDGIDLDKPVRIRVRIDKKGDRLLFDFTGSADQTRGPANIRPSVVRAACSYCLTALTDPALPTNQGLARVVEVNCPEGSVLNPRFPAPVNTYNPTVHALVEALFEALSQLTPVKKIADGCASRSIIIGGRNEKTGRSYVQYEIFGGGSGARTGKDGVSGTNVNQSNARIAPIEIIESEFSTRLRRFELVRDSGGAGRFRGGLGFVREYEFLNPEGRFSLRSTKHVIAPKGVEGGGNGRTGKGILNPGAEEEREIPSRCSDVAVRRADVFRLETPGGGGLGEPLERDTRAVLRDVSNGYVSPENALEVYGVAVEEAGGAFVLDEARTEAARRERAQAGDESR, from the coding sequence ATGGCACATCCCCAATCCACGTTGACAGCCGCCGCCGCGGACCCCATCACCCTTCAGGTGATCCAGGCGCGGCTGGCCGGCATCGTGCAGGAGATGCAGAACTCGCTCTTCCGCACCGGCTTCTCCACCATCATCCGCGAGTCCCAGGACGCGAGCTGCGCCCTGCTCACCTGCGACGGCGAGGTGGCGGCGCAGCACGTGGTGCTGCCGCTGCACATGGGGGCGTTCCCGGCGTGTGCCCAGGGCGTGCTGCGGAACTATCCACCGGAGGAGATCCACGAGGGCGACGCCTACATCACCAACCACCCCTACCTGGGCGGAAGCCCCCACGCCCCGGACATGTGCGTAATGACGCCGATCTTCTTCGACGGCGAGTGGGTAGGATTTTCCGCCACCATGGCGCACAAGAGCGACATCGGCGGCCCCGTGCCCGGGAGCTGCTGGAGCCAGGCCCGGGAGGTGTACCAGGAAGGGCTGCAAGTGCCGCCGGTCAAGTACATCGACCGCTTCAAGACCAGCAAGGACATCGAGGAGATTATCGGCTGCAACAGCCGCACACCCGAGCTGGTGGTGGGCGACATCCGCGGACAGGTGGGGGCGGCACGGTTGGGTGAGCGGCGCTTCGGGGAGATGATGGCCAAGTACGGGCGCGAGACCGTGCTCGCGTGCTACGACCGGCTGTTCCAGCTCACCGAGGAACGTGTGCGCAACGAGATCGCCACCTGGCCCGACCAGAGCGCCGAGGGCGAGCGCTTCCTGGACAGCGACGGCATCGACCTGGACAAGCCGGTGCGCATCCGCGTGCGCATCGACAAGAAAGGCGACCGGCTGCTGTTCGACTTCACCGGCAGCGCGGACCAGACCCGCGGCCCGGCCAACATCCGGCCGTCGGTGGTGCGGGCGGCGTGCTCCTATTGCCTCACCGCCCTCACCGACCCGGCGCTGCCCACCAATCAGGGCCTGGCGCGGGTGGTGGAGGTCAACTGCCCCGAGGGCAGTGTCCTCAACCCGCGCTTCCCGGCGCCGGTGAACACCTACAATCCCACGGTGCACGCCCTGGTGGAGGCCCTGTTCGAGGCCCTGAGCCAGCTCACCCCGGTCAAGAAGATCGCCGACGGCTGCGCCAGCCGCTCCATCATCATCGGCGGCAGGAACGAGAAGACCGGCCGCAGCTACGTACAGTACGAAATCTTCGGCGGCGGCTCCGGCGCCCGCACCGGCAAGGACGGCGTGTCCGGCACCAACGTCAACCAGTCCAACGCGCGCATCGCCCCCATCGAAATCATCGAGTCCGAGTTCTCCACCCGCCTGCGCCGCTTCGAGCTGGTGCGCGACTCGGGCGGCGCCGGCCGGTTCCGCGGCGGCCTGGGCTTCGTGCGCGAGTACGAGTTCCTGAACCCCGAGGGCCGCTTCTCGCTTCGTTCCACCAAGCACGTGATCGCCCCCAAGGGCGTGGAAGGCGGCGGCAACGGCCGCACCGGCAAGGGCATCCTCAACCCCGGCGCCGAGGAAGAGCGGGAGATCCCCTCCCGCTGCTCCGACGTCGCCGTGCGCCGGGCCGACGTCTTCCGCCTGGAGACCCCGGGAGGCGGGGGCTTGGGCGAGCCCCTGGAACGCGACACCAGGGCCGTGCTGCGGGACGTCAGTAACGGCTACGTCTCGCCGGAGAACGCGCTGGAGGTCTACGGCGTGGCCGTAGAGGAGGCCGGCGGCGCGTTTGTGCTGGACGAGGCGCGAACCGAGGCCGCGCGGCGGGAACGGGCGCAAGCTGGCGACGAAAGCCGTTGA